One genomic region from Drosophila subpulchrella strain 33 F10 #4 breed RU33 chromosome 2R, RU_Dsub_v1.1 Primary Assembly, whole genome shotgun sequence encodes:
- the LOC119549334 gene encoding activated Cdc42 kinase-like isoform X1 — MEYPQIDLYEFLTESELQQYYNAVKNELKITNAAQFKYAADEDLRFIGLSRPEIRRLRKFYEKHFPHSYLSKIKRLLQAPGTMVKREETSGGAGQVTPDGNGASSCSTLAAKNGASSPGKVPNNKHIIPADSISVNKQLGTGEFGIVQQGVWSNGSERIQVAIKCLCRERMQSNPMEFLKEAAIMHSIEHENIVRLYGVVLATDSLMLVTELAHLRSLLECLKDSGLRVSFLTIPTLCEFALQICNGMRYLEQKRLIHRDLAARNILVFSKDKVKISDFGLSRALGVGKDYYKTNFNVNLKLPIAWCAPECINYLRFTNASDVWAFGVCLWEMFSYGFQPWAALTGLQILEAIDAPNYQRLEQPDCCPSEYYTLMMKCWQDDAAKRPRFGEIYDQLPDMKPEQLKAVVNCAEPKKDHLLYRQGDIISVLDRNTGTPFWKGVLSTGKTGYFNPSNTVAFLEGLPSSSRDSFSRVSDHRISKRKLRTEMISKPQNDFKHTGHVGIDGATFGDIAFLGSSQNYNHVPKQIVTPYKPSEDIEQTPLLLPPTPTSPDSLQTASGYFPEGASSGGAMGTSMNPTFIPSAEHTPKLIATNGQSSFDFATGSTNPFFLNRGDDELEFGLQNNNYGLDGKSIHSGEAGWRPSSRSIVDDPHEYHEISDDEMAADKLDFGPSLLDEINSMFGSISGASGSHPKSPGFDHVNTKNEFAEMSVKLGQKSGDTNGNKHGHGLLPTLSKKKSSGTVKPISVKDEKILNHAIEIANEISARSMIDLVSDQTPAIHSPKRKFSFRFPHLSNNGASDKASGLGGASGSAHTPTHGNASPFSKKKNFTEELQSIPDIQRFRSLSEIKNGTDLRVPIFDKESSDFLFQKSREILSRPLNLERERAEDQAPKSIDDNIMDIENTLKALNLDFMHTYTELDKSDSNDTILNDQLPVCLDDGISSATGSLKSAVYSYSNGVQTMFDFNAATSHLDKHLQYMHNQAQLSAAAPVDPKPMEDKRSSTPDTGFASRDTNISLSRRSSQKSSYSPQESFHFPLKGEALFSAPPVVMSGGYASLKDELGYERFGNGATKQMLASASPIKSGAGLNASSGSVYMGSKGYRQRSTSFNESFHPISPVLSEPPQRERGVIQRQVRMEHQPPLPRRSASYKPRSIRARTLRRLSYNPMTLDSSSSSGEEPTKPSLARSECDIRARVTASSNSSLGRRRRAGMNRQVQSACHDERETIISPRQIYGSNSSIKSAPHYNIGGQRRSFHRGGAGIMGGGYEQFQYDERIYDFGGRGPGNNYNMAHASYMSSSQKPSYILNGTELPGSGSGSSSAASSAVQATYRTGAGAPIQRPMSGGAALHEFDISRLTGKSPTSTNFVGSSPEELKQRQLSVGSLLAPTNKLVKPQRPTEFHWPEKIHASAVKQHEMHWRQMQQQQQQQLSTATIIGAASGGVAVAATRSSDSSSSSSTESGDEFQFRREFVAPRIPPSPAP; from the exons GTGCCCAACAACAAGCACATCATTCCGGCGGACTCCATTAGCGTAAACAAGCAGCTGGGCACCGGCGAGTTTGGAATCGTTCAGCAGGGCGTCTGGTCCAATGGCAGCGAAAGG ATCCAAGTGGCCATTAAATGCCTGTGCCGGGAGCGCATGCAGTCGAATCCCATGGAGTTCCTCAAGGAGGCGGCCATTATGCATTCCATCGAGCACGAGAACATCGTGCGGCTATACGGAGTCGTCCTGGCTACGGACTCGCTTATGCTGGTCACTGAGCTGGCGCATCTGCGCTCGCTTCTGGAGTGTCTCAAGGACTCGGGGCTGCGCGTCAGTTTCCTCACCATCCCCACGCTCTGTGAGTTTGCCCTGCAGATTTGCAATGGAATGCGATACCTGGAACAGAAGCGCCTAATTCACAGGGACCTGGCGGCACGGAATATCCTAGTGTTCAGCAAGGACAAGGTCAAGATCTCCGACTTCGGACTGTCGCGGGCCCTGGGCGTGGGCAAGGACTACTATAAGACCAACTTCAACGTGAATTTAAAGCTGCCGATCGCGTGGTGTGCGCCCGAGTGCATCAACTATCTACGCTTCACCAACGCCTCCGATGTGTGGGCCTTTGGGGTCTGCCTGTGGGAAATGTTCTCTTACGGCTTCCAGCCCTGGGCGGCACTTACCGGTCTGCAGATCTTGGAGGCCATCGACGCACCCAACTACCAGCGACTTGAACAGCCCGACTGCTGTCCCAGCGAGTATTATACGCTGATGATGAAATGCTGGCAGGATGATGCTGCCAAGCGTCCGCGCTTCGGTGAGATTTATGACCAACTGCCCGATATGAAGCCAGAGCAGCTGAAGGCCGTGGTGAATTGTGCGGAGCCCAAGAAGGACCATCTCCTTTATCGCCAGGGCGATATTATAAGCGTTCTTGACCGCAACACAGGCACGCCCTTCTGGAAGGGAGTACTCAGCACTGGCAAGACGGGCTACTTCAACCCCTCCAACACCGTGGCCTTTCTCGAAGGTCTGCCCAGCTCTAGCCGCGACTCCTTCAGTCGGGTGAGCGACCACAGGATCAGCAAGCGCAAGCTACGCACCGAGATGATTTCGAAACCGCAAAACGACTTTAAGCACACCGGTCACGTGGGTATTGACGGAGCAACCTTCGGCGATATTGCTTTCCTGGGAAGTTCGCAGAAT TATAATCACGTGCCCAAGCAGATTGTGACGCCCTACAAGCCCTCGGAAGACATTGAGCAGACGCCCCTCCTACTGCCGCCGACGCCCACCAGTCCTGACTCGCTGCAGACCGCCAGCGGTTATTTCCCCGAGGGTGCCAGCAGCGGAGGTGCCATGGGCACCTCCATGAATCCCACATTCATTCCCTCCGCCGAGCACACACCCAAGCTGATAGCCACGAACGGCCAAAGCTCATTCGATTTTGCCACCGGGTCTACCAATCCGTTCTTCCTGAACAGAGGGGATGATGAACTGGAGTTTGGCTTGCAGAACAACAACTACGGTTTGGATGGCAAGAGTATCCATTCGGGGGAGGCCGGGTGGCGGCCCAGCTCTCGAAGTATTGTGGATGATCCTCACGAGTATCACGAAATATCAGATGATGAGATGGCTGCCGACAAGCTGGACTTCGGGCCATCGTTGCTGGACGAGATTAACTCAATGTTTGGATCGATTAGCGGGGCCTCCGGTAGCCACCCCAAGTCGCCGGGATTTGATCATGTGAATACTAAGAACGAGTTTGCGGAAATGTCTGTCAAACTTGGCCAAAAGAGTGGCGATACCAATGGCAATAAGCATGGCCATGGTCTGCTGCCCACGCTCTCGAAAAAGAAGTCGTCGGGTACTGTGAAGCCCATTTCTGTGAAGGACGAGAAGATTCTCAACCACGCCATCGAGATAGCTAACGAGATTAGTGCCAG ATCGATGATTGATCTGGTCTCTGATCAGACCCCCGCCATCCACAGTCCCAAGCGCAAGTTTAGCTTCAGGTTTCCGCACTTGAGTAATAATGGAGCCAGTGACAAGGCAAGTGGCCTAGGAGGAGCCAGCGGTTCCGCCCACACTCCCACTCATGGCAACGCCTCGCCCTTTTCCAAGAAGAAGAACTTCACCGAGGAGCTGCAGAGCATTCCGGATATACAG CGTTTTCGCTCGCTAAGCGAGATCAAGAACGGCACCGATCTGCGTGTACCCATCTTCGACAAGGAAAGCTCTGATTTCCTGTTCCAAAAGTCGCGCGAGATCCTTAGCAGACCGTTGAATCTCGAACGGGAGCGGGCGGAGGATCAGGCCCCGAAGAGCATCGACGACAACATCATGGACATTGAGAACACACTCAAAGCACTAAACCTAGACTTCATGCACACTTACACAGAGCTGGACAAGAGCGACTCCAACGATACGATCCTAAACGACCAACTGCCGGTCTGTCTGGATGACGGCATCAGCAGTGCCACAGGCAGCCTAAAGTCGGCGGTCTACAGCTACAGCAACGGGGTACAGACCATGTTCGACTTCAATGCGGCCACCAGCCATCTGGACAAGCACCTTCAGTACATGCACAACCAGGCACAGCTGAGCGCCGCTGCTCCGGTTGATCCCAAGCCCATGGAGGACAAGCGATCGAGCACACCAGACACGGGGTTCGCCTCGCGGGATACCAATATCTCCCTGTCACGGCGCAGCAGCCAAAAGTCCAGCTACAGTCCACAGGAGAGCTTCCATTTTCCGCTCAAGGGCGAGGCCCTTTTCAGCGCCCCACCAGTGGTTATGTCAGGTGGCTATGCCAGCCTCAAGGATGAGCTCGGATACGAGCGTTTTGGAAATGGAGCCACCAAGCAGATGCTGGCCAGTGCCTCGCCCATTAAGTCTGGAGCGGGCCTAAATGCCAGCAGTGGGTCCGTTTACATGGGTTCTAAGGGCTATCGCCAACGCTCGACATCTTTCAACGAGAGCTTCCATCCCATTTCACCGGTTCTGTCCGAGCCGCCGCAGCGGGAAAGGGGCGTGATTCAGCGGCAGGTGAGGATGGAGCATCAGCCGCCTTTGCCACGTCGCTCCGCCTCGTATAAACCTCGATCCATCCGAGCCCGCACCTTAAGGCGGTTAAGCTACAATCCCATGACCCTGGATTCGAGTTCCTCCAGCGGCGAGGAGCCCACCAAGCCCAGTCTGGCGCGCTCCGAGTGCGACATCCGGGCCAGAGTGACGGCCAGCTCAAATTCTTCGTTGGGCCGACGCCGACGGGCGGGAATGAATCGCCAGGTGCAGTCCGCTTGTCATGACGAACGTGAGACCATCATCTCCCCACGCCAAATCTACGGCTCCAATTCGAGCATCAAGTCTGCACCGCACTACAACATTGGTGGGCAGCGGCGCAGCTTCCACAGAGGAGGAGCCGGCATAATGGGCGGTGGCTACGAGCAGTTCCAATACGACGAGCGCATTTACGATTTCGGAGGACGTGGTCCTGGCAACAACTACAATATGGCCCATGCGAGCTATATGAGCTCGAGTCAAAAGCCCAGTTATATTTTAAACGGCACCGAATTGCCCGGATCCGGATCGGGATCCTCTTCGGCTGCCTCCTCGGCAGTGCAGGCCACTTACAGGACGGGAGCTGGTGCCCCCATACAGCGACCCATGAGCGGTGGAGCTGCCCTGCACGAGTTCGATATTAGCCGGCTCACGGGAAAGAGCCCCACTTCCACCAACTTTGTGGGAAGTTCACCGGAGGAACTTAAACAGCGCCAGCTTTCGGTGGGTTCATTGCTAGCTCCCACCAACAAACTGGTGAAGCCCCAGCGACCCACAGAGTTCCACTGGCCGGAGAAGATACACGCATCGGCGGTGAAGCAGCATGAGATGCACTGGAGGCAgatgcaacagcagcagcagcaacagctgtCTACAGCAACGATAATTGGTGCGGCGAGTGGAGGAGTGGCGGTGGCAGCTACGAGATCCAGTGATAGCTCCTCCTCATCCAGCACCGAGAGCGGTGATGAGTTCCAGTTCCGCCGCGAGTTCGTGGCGCCACGAATTCCGCCCAGTCCGGCTCCATAA
- the LOC119549334 gene encoding activated Cdc42 kinase-like isoform X2 has product MEYPQIDLYEFLTESELQQYYNAVKNELKITNAAQFKYAADEDLRFIGLSRPEIRRLRKFYEKHFPHSYLSKIKRLLQAPGTMVKREETSGGAGQVTPDGNGASSCSTLAAKNGASSPGKVPNNKHIIPADSISVNKQLGTGEFGIVQQGVWSNGSERIQVAIKCLCRERMQSNPMEFLKEAAIMHSIEHENIVRLYGVVLATDSLMLVTELAHLRSLLECLKDSGLRVSFLTIPTLCEFALQICNGMRYLEQKRLIHRDLAARNILVFSKDKVKISDFGLSRALGVGKDYYKTNFNVNLKLPIAWCAPECINYLRFTNASDVWAFGVCLWEMFSYGFQPWAALTGLQILEAIDAPNYQRLEQPDCCPSEYYTLMMKCWQDDAAKRPRFGEIYDQLPDMKPEQLKAVVNCAEPKKDHLLYRQGDIISVLDRNTGTPFWKGVLSTGKTGYFNPSNTVAFLEGLPSSSRDSFSRVSDHRISKRKLRTEMISKPQNDFKHTGHVGIDGATFGDIAFLGSSQNYNHVPKQIVTPYKPSEDIEQTPLLLPPTPTSPDSLQTASGYFPEGASSGGAMGTSMNPTFIPSAEHTPKLIATNGQSSFDFATGSTNPFFLNRGDDELEFGLQNNNYGLDGKSIHSGEAGWRPSSRSIVDDPHEYHEISDDEMAADKLDFGPSLLDEINSMFGSISGASGSHPKSPGFDHVNTKNEFAEMSVKLGQKSGDTNGNKHGHGLLPTLSKKKSSGTVKPISVKDEKILNHAIEIANEISARSMIDLVSDQTPAIHSPKRKFSFRFPHLSNNGASDKASGLGGASGSAHTPTHGNASPFSKKKNFTEELQSIPDIQSLIGKEGLEAYNSLIERKALLDIGPSPASTLLRHLDTDEFDLQSLHQSQRPMTLPTRGASQRVRKAELAAGFSRHNDENSNSLETCESPSYMTHGSYKFPEAQQSEPLPEPESPNPIPLPPREGKKQVKTSTKRHVRKYPLIIPANGLQRTLSKLTDFGDDAGRTPEISSSTQQQRGRAIEVVAAVRPNSMRRPSRPSEREYENMPAVGNESAHTYQNLDKLAPADAAGLTDTASLQFESILEADSSKEGILQSPDVTDGFYNFSIQKEHYNKGKDAEFEATQISGLYVNDDELRNLDIESSRKTATPGSSCSALEAEASQQDGQPPAEAAPEVSRRFSSADNELAGNALFKKVRASVNMAMSNRNSVGETSSSSSHPGGASAKPQTEAEYFAATAARLADSNSVSCEDLLEFSDKKPRGCERGVDSDEVRIMVKVLGKDSTPNRCLGALEFINWDVHKSIKLIKLQNLVSEANLSLEASFEALQQHEWDLHTTAHKLNGLKL; this is encoded by the exons GTGCCCAACAACAAGCACATCATTCCGGCGGACTCCATTAGCGTAAACAAGCAGCTGGGCACCGGCGAGTTTGGAATCGTTCAGCAGGGCGTCTGGTCCAATGGCAGCGAAAGG ATCCAAGTGGCCATTAAATGCCTGTGCCGGGAGCGCATGCAGTCGAATCCCATGGAGTTCCTCAAGGAGGCGGCCATTATGCATTCCATCGAGCACGAGAACATCGTGCGGCTATACGGAGTCGTCCTGGCTACGGACTCGCTTATGCTGGTCACTGAGCTGGCGCATCTGCGCTCGCTTCTGGAGTGTCTCAAGGACTCGGGGCTGCGCGTCAGTTTCCTCACCATCCCCACGCTCTGTGAGTTTGCCCTGCAGATTTGCAATGGAATGCGATACCTGGAACAGAAGCGCCTAATTCACAGGGACCTGGCGGCACGGAATATCCTAGTGTTCAGCAAGGACAAGGTCAAGATCTCCGACTTCGGACTGTCGCGGGCCCTGGGCGTGGGCAAGGACTACTATAAGACCAACTTCAACGTGAATTTAAAGCTGCCGATCGCGTGGTGTGCGCCCGAGTGCATCAACTATCTACGCTTCACCAACGCCTCCGATGTGTGGGCCTTTGGGGTCTGCCTGTGGGAAATGTTCTCTTACGGCTTCCAGCCCTGGGCGGCACTTACCGGTCTGCAGATCTTGGAGGCCATCGACGCACCCAACTACCAGCGACTTGAACAGCCCGACTGCTGTCCCAGCGAGTATTATACGCTGATGATGAAATGCTGGCAGGATGATGCTGCCAAGCGTCCGCGCTTCGGTGAGATTTATGACCAACTGCCCGATATGAAGCCAGAGCAGCTGAAGGCCGTGGTGAATTGTGCGGAGCCCAAGAAGGACCATCTCCTTTATCGCCAGGGCGATATTATAAGCGTTCTTGACCGCAACACAGGCACGCCCTTCTGGAAGGGAGTACTCAGCACTGGCAAGACGGGCTACTTCAACCCCTCCAACACCGTGGCCTTTCTCGAAGGTCTGCCCAGCTCTAGCCGCGACTCCTTCAGTCGGGTGAGCGACCACAGGATCAGCAAGCGCAAGCTACGCACCGAGATGATTTCGAAACCGCAAAACGACTTTAAGCACACCGGTCACGTGGGTATTGACGGAGCAACCTTCGGCGATATTGCTTTCCTGGGAAGTTCGCAGAAT TATAATCACGTGCCCAAGCAGATTGTGACGCCCTACAAGCCCTCGGAAGACATTGAGCAGACGCCCCTCCTACTGCCGCCGACGCCCACCAGTCCTGACTCGCTGCAGACCGCCAGCGGTTATTTCCCCGAGGGTGCCAGCAGCGGAGGTGCCATGGGCACCTCCATGAATCCCACATTCATTCCCTCCGCCGAGCACACACCCAAGCTGATAGCCACGAACGGCCAAAGCTCATTCGATTTTGCCACCGGGTCTACCAATCCGTTCTTCCTGAACAGAGGGGATGATGAACTGGAGTTTGGCTTGCAGAACAACAACTACGGTTTGGATGGCAAGAGTATCCATTCGGGGGAGGCCGGGTGGCGGCCCAGCTCTCGAAGTATTGTGGATGATCCTCACGAGTATCACGAAATATCAGATGATGAGATGGCTGCCGACAAGCTGGACTTCGGGCCATCGTTGCTGGACGAGATTAACTCAATGTTTGGATCGATTAGCGGGGCCTCCGGTAGCCACCCCAAGTCGCCGGGATTTGATCATGTGAATACTAAGAACGAGTTTGCGGAAATGTCTGTCAAACTTGGCCAAAAGAGTGGCGATACCAATGGCAATAAGCATGGCCATGGTCTGCTGCCCACGCTCTCGAAAAAGAAGTCGTCGGGTACTGTGAAGCCCATTTCTGTGAAGGACGAGAAGATTCTCAACCACGCCATCGAGATAGCTAACGAGATTAGTGCCAG ATCGATGATTGATCTGGTCTCTGATCAGACCCCCGCCATCCACAGTCCCAAGCGCAAGTTTAGCTTCAGGTTTCCGCACTTGAGTAATAATGGAGCCAGTGACAAGGCAAGTGGCCTAGGAGGAGCCAGCGGTTCCGCCCACACTCCCACTCATGGCAACGCCTCGCCCTTTTCCAAGAAGAAGAACTTCACCGAGGAGCTGCAGAGCATTCCGGATATACAG TCGCTCATCGGCAAGGAGGGACTGGAGGCCTACAACAGCCTGATCGAGCGCAAGGCCCTTCTGGACATCGGGCCCAGTCCGGCATCCACTTTGCTGCGTCACCTGGACACCGACGAGTTCGACCTGCAGAGTCTTCACCAGTCGCAGCGGCCGATGACGTTGCCCACTCGAGGGGCATCGCAGCGGGTGCGCAAGGCGGAACTGGCCGCCGGTTTTAGTCGCCACAACGACGAGAACTCCAATTCGCTGGAGACCTGCGAGAGTCCCAGCTACATGACCCACGGCAGCTACAAGTTTCCAGAGGCGCAGCAGTCGGAACCGCTGCCAGAGCCAGAGTCACCGAATCCCATTCCCCTGCCGCCGCGCGAGGGCAAGAAGCAGGTGAAGACCAGCACCAAGCGCCATGTGCGCAAGTATCCGCTGATTATCCCGGCCAACGGACTGCAGCGCACTCTCAGCAAGCTGACGGACTTCGGGGACGATGCTGGGAGAACTCCAGAGATCTCCTCTTCTACCCAACAGCAGAGAGGACGAGCCATCGAAGTGGTGGCTGCTGTCCGGCCGAACAGCATGCGACGCCCATCACGTCCCTCGGAGCGGGAATACGAGAACATGCCGGCGGTGGGCAATGAATCGGCCCACACCTACCAGAACCTGGATAAGTTGGCTCCCGCGGATGCTGCCGGCCTTACGGACACCGCTTCGCTGCAGTTTGAGTCTATCCTGGAGGCAGACTCCAGTAAGGAGGGCATCCTGCAGTCGCCGGACGTGACCGATGGCTTCTACAACTTTTCCATTCAGAAGGAGCACTACAACAAGGGCAAGGATGCGGAGTTCGAGGCCACCCAGATATCCGGCTTGTATGTGAACGATGACGAACTGCGCAATCTGGACATCGAGAGCAGCCGTAAGACGGCCACTCCAGGCAGCAGTTGTAGCGCCTTGGAGGCGGAGGCCAGCCAACAAGATGGACAGCCCCCAGCAGAGGCTGCTCCGGAAGTGAGTCGTCGCTTCTCCAGTGCGGACAATGAGCTGGCTGGCAATGCTCTGTTTAAGAAGGTTCGGGCCTCCGTAAATATGGCCATGAGTAATCGGAACTCCGTTGGCGAAACGAGTTCCAGCAGCAGTCATCCTGGAGGAGCTTCTGCCAAGCCGCAAACTGAGGCCGAATACTTTGCAGCCACTGCGGCTCGACTGGCGGATTCCAATTCGgtgagctgcgaggatctgcTGGAGTTCTCCGACAAGAAGCCCAGGGGATGCGAAAGGGGCGTGGACTCGGATGAAGTGCGCATAATGGTGAAAGTTCTCGGAAAGGAT AGTACGCCCAACCGCTGCTTGGGAGCCCTTGAGTTTATAAATTGGGACGTTCATAAGTCCATCAAGCTCATCAAGCTGCAGAACCTGGTCAGCGAAGCCAATCTCAGTCTGGAAGCCTCTTTCGAGGCGCTGCAGCAGCACGAATGGGATTTGCACACCACGGCCCACAAACTGAATGGCCTTAAACTTTAA